The Clostridium beijerinckii genomic sequence GTTTTATTCCCAATTTAGCAAGTAAGCTTAACAATTCTGATAATATGTCCTTCAGTTTATCCTTAGATGCTGTCTTACTTTCCTTTTCTAGTTCCTCAAGCTTTTCATTTAATTCTTTTGTATCCTTATCAGTATCTTTAACTTCAGTTGAATTTTGTTTTTGATTTGCAGAAGATACATATCCATTATCCTCATGATCCTTATAATCACTTTTTGATTTTAATACATTTTTAAAATCATCTTTCCTAGAAGTGTATGAATTATTCAGCGTCTTAGTAACTTCTGAAGTAGATTTGCTTGCAAAATTTGTATTAGAAGTAAATGACTTCACCATACTATCTAAGCTGTTTGACGAACTATTTGAATCTTTTGTAGCTGTAACCATTATTTTCACCTCCCTTCAAGCAGTTTAATTCTATTTAGATGAAATTCAATTAAGATTAACTGCATCTCAACCTCCAAATCATAGATTAATATTTTTTAATTTTTTTGATTTCTTACATATGCATAAAGAGCTAACTCATCAATATTGATTTGTTCTATTCTATCCTGCTCTTTTACATATTCAGAATACTTCTTTTCTTTTAAGGTCTGAACCGTCTTTCTTTCCATCTGTTTAGCCGTTAAATCTTTTCTTCTATTTTCAATCTCTTGATTTTTGACCGCTAAATCCTTCTCCGTAGATTTTATTCCACTTTGAACACCTTGAATGTAATATCTTTTTAATTTCTGATATACAACATCCTCATTAGGAGATATACCGTTATATTTTTGATAATTTGCCTTAAGTTCTTCTAACTTTTCTTCAATCTTCTTTTTCTCTCTCTGACTTTCAGTAAATAATCTTTTACTTTCTTCTTCTTTTTCCATTCTCATTTCAAGGAGCTTTTCTAAGCCAAACTTAAATCTCTCAGCCAAAATAAAACCTCCTTTATTTAAACATTGATATTAAAGAATTTTGTGTACCTTCAAAAGAAGTTTTTTCATCAATTCCCTGACATAGAAAATCATTTAATGATTCATTATAGTTAATTGCCATATCAATCTTTTTATTGCTTCCTTTAACATAAGCCCCTATATTTATTAAATCCTCAGAGTCCTTATAAGTTGCTAAAAGATCTCTTGCCATAGATGCAGCTTCTTTATGTTCTTTAGGTGCTATTGTGTTCATAAGTCTGCTGACACTATTTAAAATATCAATGGCTGGGTAATGATTTTTATGAGCTAAAGATCTTGATAAAACTATATGACCATCTAATATTCCTCTAACAGCATCTGCTATAGGCTCATTAAAATCATCTCCATCAACAAGCACTGTATAAAAGGCAGTTATTGAACCATCGATAGATGTTCCAGATCTCTCCATAAGTTTAGGTAATTTAGCAAATACTGAAGGCGTATATCCTTTAGTAGCTGGTGGCTCCCCTATAGCAAGTCCAACTTCTCTTTGTGCCATTGCAAATCTTGTAACTGAATCCATCATAAGAATTACTTTTTTACCTTTATCTCTGAAATATTCAGCAATAGCTGTAGCTGTTAATGCTCCTTTGAGTCTTATTAATGCCGGTTTATCTGATGTAGCACACACTACAACAGATTTTTTCATACCTTCTGGTCCTAGATCTTTTTCTATAAATTCTAGAACCTCTCTACCTCTTTCACCTATTAGTGAAATAACATTAACATCAGCTTTTGCCTCTCTCGCTATCATTCCTAGTGTAGTACTTTTTCCAACTCCACTACCTGCAAAGATGCCAATTCTCTGCCCATCTCCACAAGTTAAGAAACCATCTATTGCTCTAACTCCAGTAGGCATTATTTCTTTTATTCTTTTTCTCTTTAATGGATCTGGTGCATCATTTTCTAATGGATACTCTTCTCCATCCATAGATATACTGTCGCAGTCTAAAGGATTTCCAAGTCCATCTATTATATGTCCAAGTAGCTTATCTGAACATTTTACACTCAGCGGCTTACGTTGCGGTACAACTCTGCATCCAGGTGAAATTCCTATAAGCTCATCAAGAGGCATTAATATTACAAATTCATCTCTAAAGCCAACAACTTCACAATTTACAGGAACATTTTTCTCATTATATATTATGCAAAGTTCACCTACAAAAGCCTTAATACCTTGTACTTCAATAGTAAGTCCTATTACTTTCTTAACAACGCCTTCACTATATATTGTCGAAGTATCACTTGCTTTTTTAATAAGTTTATCGAAATCCAAGTCTAAATCCAGCACTTATAACTACTCCTTTACAGTTTCCAATGCACAGTGCACAATTCACAATTATTGATAACCCACTGAAATTGTTTTTAAAAATTTTTCAAACTCTATAGAAACTTGCTCTCAATTGTGAATCGTGAATTATGAATTGTGAATTATTTATCCAAATATTGCTTTTCGTATTTGTTCCATTCCAATATCCACGCCCACTTTTACTATGCCACTGTTTTTTTCCAAAACTGCATTTCCCGGTTCCATAAAATCATCTGCAAGCACAAAAATTTCATTTTTTATATTGTATGATACCTTCCATCTTTCCACCTGCGATTTTAATTCTTCAATATGGGCTGAATTCACCTTTAAAATAACATTTTCTTCTCCTTTTGAGATCTTAAAAGCTTCTTCAATAATATTATTCATCGCTTCATTGGTACTCAGTGTTTTCTTTGTAATATTTTCCGCAATTTCTAACGCTAATTGTACTATCTCGCTTTTCTTACTTTCTAGATATCTTTCATAGTTCTCATGCGCAGATTTCAGCATCAATTCTGCTTTATTAACAATCTCTGCCGCCTCTGCTCTTGCACTTTCAATTGTTTCATCATAAGCTTTCCTATATCCATCATCATATCCATTTTCTAATCCTTGAGCATATCCTTTTTCATATGCTTTTTTCTCTGAAGCATTGGCATCCATTTGTGCTCTCAAAACAATAATCTGCTTTTCGTTTTTAGCATCCTGTATTATCCTTTGTCCAATATCTTCATACCTTTTTAAAAGTTCTTCAGGATCAATCTGTGGAGCTTTTACTACAATTTCTTCTTCCTCTTTTTCCTCTTCTATTTCTTCAGATGCTGCCTTTTTACTAACATACTCTGTTGAAATAACTTTACTTGTTCCTGACTTTGCAAAGTCCTTTTTTATTAATCTATACGATGATTGCATCTTCTCCACCTCTTGCAATGATGATTTCATTAGCATCATCTAACCTTCTAATAACAGAAACAATCTTTTGTTGTGCCTTTTCAACATCCATAAGCCTTACTGGTCCTAAGAATTCCATATCTTCCTTTAATGAAGCAGCGGCTCTCTTAGATTGATTCCTGTATATAGAATTTGCAACTTCATCAGAACATCCCTTAAGTGCAAGTGCAAGATCTCCAACTTCCACTTCTCGAAGAATTCTTTGGATAGATACATCATCAAGAGATATAATATCTTCAAATACAAACATTGAACTCTTAACTTTATCTGCAAGTTCTGCATCTTCTCTTTCTAGGCCTTCTGTAATATTCTTTTCTGTTGTTCTATCAACTGCATTTAATATGCTAACTAAAGTTTCTACGCCACCTAAAGTCGTCATTTCAGTTCTTACTACAGAAGACAACTTGCTCTCAAGTACAGCTTCAATTTCTTTAATTACCATTGGTGACGTATTGCTCATAGTTGCTATTCTATAAGCAACCTCGCTTTGAGTTTCTTCTGGTAATTCAGCCATAACTTGTGCAGCTTTATCTGGCTGCAAGTAACATAAAATTAAAGCTATAGTTTGAGGCTGCTCTGATATAATTACATTTAACAATTGATGAGAATCTGCCTTTCTTGCAATTGAAAAAGGTCTATATTGAGCTGTAGCTTCTGATACCTTATCTAATATTTCACTAGCTCTTTGAGTTCCTAACGCTTTTGATAATAATGTTTTAGCATAATCCATACCGCCCTCAATTATATAATCTCGGGCTTTATTCATCTGATAAAACTCATTTAATATTTCTTCTCTTTGTTCTGGTGTAACAGACGTAATATTAGCAATTTCATAAGTTATTTTTTGTATATCTGCCTCTGGTAGTTTTTTCAATATCCCCGATGAGGCTTCAGGTCCAAGAGTTATAAATAATATTGCTGCCTTATGCACCCCTGTCAATTGATTTGGTTCTTTTGACATAGCCATCACCTCTCATTTTCAGTCAACCATGACTTGATTATTTCTACTACTTGCTCTGGTTTTTCTGTTGCATATTTCTTTATCTCTTCTTCTAAGTGTGATTTTTTAGTTTTAGCCTCAAATTCTATTGGTTCAAAAACATCATCTGTTGGTTCTTTAGGTAATATAGTATCATCAATTAAAGTATTTAATAATTGTTCATTTTCTTCTTTCTTCTTCTTTCTTCTCTTTGCGACGAAGTAAATAATAATACCTAAAAGCAATGCTCCCAAAATTCCTGCAACAATCATCATCTTATTCTTGCTAGCTGTAGCTGTCTCTGCATTCATAGCATCAATTTCTGCCTTAGCTTGATCCTGAGCTGTTGTGTCAAATGCCATTCCAAGCACCGAAACTTTATCTCCTCTAAGTGTATCCAATCCAATTGCATTTCCAACTGTATTTTCAAGTGTCTGTTGCGTCGCAGCATCTAAATTTCCATCAATCACAACTGATGCTGTAAGTCTTTTAACTTCTCCTGGTGCACTAATAACTTTAGATTCACTTTTGCCCACTTCATAATTTGTCTTCTGATCTTCCTTACTTGAAGTCGAAGGGTTATTATTTGTAGCTGTAGTTGTATTACTCATATTATTATCAACAGGACTTTGACTTGTAGTTGTTGATCCTGAGTTATTCGATTCCTTTGAATTTTCTTGACTTACAATTACTTTATTCGGATCTACTACTGTTTGTGTCTTTTGTTTTGAATCAAAATCCAAGTTTACATTAACAGTAGCCTTAACTTTCCCTTTACCAACGATTGGCTCTAATAAACTAACAATTGCCTTTTGCATCCTATCTTCATATGCCTTTTCAGCATCTTGTTGCTTTGATATTGTTTCAGAACTTACTGAATTATTTTGATCTGAATTTATATCCTTAGTAAGTAAATTCATATTATCATCTATAACATCTATGTTTTCTCTAGGTATGTTTTCAGTTGCCCCAGATACTAATGCTACTATTGATTTAACCTGATCCTCACTAATAGTTGTCCCTTTTTTTAATTTCAGATAAACTGCTGCCTTTCCAGGTTCTTTATCCTTCACAAAAACAGAATCCTTAGCCTCAGTTATATGTACTCTCGCTTCTTCTACTTGTGGAAAACTTTTTATTGTCTTTTCCAACTCACCTTGCTGCATTCTAACTTTTTTTATTTTAAATTCTTCATCCGTCATTCCAAAGGAACTTCCACTATCCATTAATTCATAGCCTTTACTTCCAGATGTCAAAGTTGGTGCTAGCTCCAACCTTAATTTATCCACTTGATCCTTAGGAACCCAAATCGTATTTGTGTTACTATCTATTTTAGTATCAACTTTTTTTTCATTTAAACTATTAACGACAGTTTGAGCATCAGCTGCATCAAGATCAGAAAATAGTACTTGATATTTGTTAGAAGATGAGTAAAAAATCCCACTTATAATTGCAATAATAACTGCCACGATTGCTACTATTATAGCAGCTTTTATCTTCTTATTCTTGGATTTAAACTTTTCCAAAAGCCCCTTAACTTTTTCTAAAAGTTTTTTCATTATTAAGCTCTCCTCACCTTACTACAATTGCAACCTCGATAATTGATTATATCCGTCCAATAACTTGTCTCTAGTTTGTGCTAAAAACTGAAGACTCAAACTAGCCTCCTGATTCTTAACCATAACTTCATCAATATTAACATCATCACCTTTAATAAACTTTGTTGCAGTTTCATCAGCTTGTGTCATCTTACCGTTGGTATCATCTACTGCCTTTTTTAAGACATCTCCAAAATTAACTGAGTTATTGCTTTCATTATTGCTCTTATCACTATTGATATCTTTAAATTTATTATTAAATATAATTTCATTTTGTGCAAACTTATCTTCTATTCTCATTTTTCATCCCCCTACTTACCAATTTCTAAAGCCTTTGAAAACATGCTCTTTAAAGCATTAAAAGTATCAACATTTGCCTCGTAAGATCTAGTTGCTACCATCATATCTGCCATTTCATTTAATACATTCACATTTGGCATTGTAACGTATCCATTGCTATCTGCATCTGGATGCGTTGGGTCATATACCTTTCTTAAAGGTGATGGATCATTTTCAATTTTAACTGCTTTAACTCCTGCCATATCCTTATTAGCATCAAGAGCCTCTTGAAATACAGCTACTTTTCTTACATATGGGCCTTTGCCATCTGCACTTCTTGTTGTACTTGCATTCGCCATATTAGAAGTTATAGTATCCATTCTTAATCTTTCTGCTGAAAGACCCGTTGCACTTATTTGCATGGAAGTAAATGCATTCATTTATAATCCTCCTTTATCTAATCAATAATTCCAAATTTCATAGCTTGTCTAAATATAATTCCTAATTATGTATTGTTTATCACTATTTAATAACAGTTTTTAAATTATTAAATTTATTATTTATGTCAGTTATTAACGCATTATATTTAAGAGTATTTGCTGCTTGATTTACCTTTTCTATATCTAAATCAACATTATTTCCATCACTTCTCATGCTAGTACTCTTATCCTGTTCAATTGATATATTATCACCGCTATTTGAACCACTACTTGAAAAGTGACGTGGATTAGTGCGTTTTAACTCTAATTTTGAAAAATCTCCCTGATTCTTTAAATTTTCCTCAAATACTACATTAAATCTCTTATAATCTTTCGTATTGACATTTGCCATATTATTAGCAATTGTTTTAGCTCTAACATTTGATGCTTTAATGCCTTGTTTAATCAAATCATAAGTAGCATCTGAACTAATAGATTGTATTGCCATAAATTCACATCCTTACATTTCGCCTTCTACTTGCATAAATATCTAAAACTTTCAGTACAAATATTTTATTTTACACATTATTAGAAATATGTAAAATAAAATGCTTTTTTCCTCACAATTTTTACCTGAGTAAAATATTACAATTTATTTTGACCAATTAATAATTTAATTATAGAATAACTATGCAATTTTATCTATAATTTTTTGAAAAATGTTTTCCAATTTATTTACTAATTCCGATTTTTTTTGGTTTTATTGTAATATTCCCCCACATAATAAATCTTCTAAAATAAATTAAATGCCATTTTTAGACTTTCTGCCGTATTTATCCGTACTGTGGCCTACCATATATCTAAAAAATAAAAGGTGTCTATAAATTATAGGCACCAAAAATATTTAAAGCAAAATAAATATAAACTTTATTAATATGTTGCAATTCACAATACACATTTCTCAATTCATAATTACAGCTAAAATTCTTG encodes the following:
- the flgC gene encoding flagellar basal body rod protein FlgC, producing the protein MNAFTSMQISATGLSAERLRMDTITSNMANASTTRSADGKGPYVRKVAVFQEALDANKDMAGVKAVKIENDPSPLRKVYDPTHPDADSNGYVTMPNVNVLNEMADMMVATRSYEANVDTFNALKSMFSKALEIGK
- the fliF gene encoding flagellar basal-body MS-ring/collar protein FliF, translating into MKKLLEKVKGLLEKFKSKNKKIKAAIIVAIVAVIIAIISGIFYSSSNKYQVLFSDLDAADAQTVVNSLNEKKVDTKIDSNTNTIWVPKDQVDKLRLELAPTLTSGSKGYELMDSGSSFGMTDEEFKIKKVRMQQGELEKTIKSFPQVEEARVHITEAKDSVFVKDKEPGKAAVYLKLKKGTTISEDQVKSIVALVSGATENIPRENIDVIDDNMNLLTKDINSDQNNSVSSETISKQQDAEKAYEDRMQKAIVSLLEPIVGKGKVKATVNVNLDFDSKQKTQTVVDPNKVIVSQENSKESNNSGSTTTSQSPVDNNMSNTTTATNNNPSTSSKEDQKTNYEVGKSESKVISAPGEVKRLTASVVIDGNLDAATQQTLENTVGNAIGLDTLRGDKVSVLGMAFDTTAQDQAKAEIDAMNAETATASKNKMMIVAGILGALLLGIIIYFVAKRRKKKKEENEQLLNTLIDDTILPKEPTDDVFEPIEFEAKTKKSHLEEEIKKYATEKPEQVVEIIKSWLTENER
- the flgB gene encoding flagellar basal body rod protein FlgB — encoded protein: MAIQSISSDATYDLIKQGIKASNVRAKTIANNMANVNTKDYKRFNVVFEENLKNQGDFSKLELKRTNPRHFSSSGSNSGDNISIEQDKSTSMRSDGNNVDLDIEKVNQAANTLKYNALITDINNKFNNLKTVIK
- the fliE gene encoding flagellar hook-basal body complex protein FliE, which gives rise to MRIEDKFAQNEIIFNNKFKDINSDKSNNESNNSVNFGDVLKKAVDDTNGKMTQADETATKFIKGDDVNIDEVMVKNQEASLSLQFLAQTRDKLLDGYNQLSRLQL
- the fliG gene encoding flagellar motor switch protein FliG; the encoded protein is MSKEPNQLTGVHKAAILFITLGPEASSGILKKLPEADIQKITYEIANITSVTPEQREEILNEFYQMNKARDYIIEGGMDYAKTLLSKALGTQRASEILDKVSEATAQYRPFSIARKADSHQLLNVIISEQPQTIALILCYLQPDKAAQVMAELPEETQSEVAYRIATMSNTSPMVIKEIEAVLESKLSSVVRTEMTTLGGVETLVSILNAVDRTTEKNITEGLEREDAELADKVKSSMFVFEDIISLDDVSIQRILREVEVGDLALALKGCSDEVANSIYRNQSKRAAASLKEDMEFLGPVRLMDVEKAQQKIVSVIRRLDDANEIIIARGGEDAIIV
- a CDS encoding FliH/SctL family protein; amino-acid sequence: MQSSYRLIKKDFAKSGTSKVISTEYVSKKAASEEIEEEKEEEEIVVKAPQIDPEELLKRYEDIGQRIIQDAKNEKQIIVLRAQMDANASEKKAYEKGYAQGLENGYDDGYRKAYDETIESARAEAAEIVNKAELMLKSAHENYERYLESKKSEIVQLALEIAENITKKTLSTNEAMNNIIEEAFKISKGEENVILKVNSAHIEELKSQVERWKVSYNIKNEIFVLADDFMEPGNAVLEKNSGIVKVGVDIGMEQIRKAIFG
- the fliI gene encoding flagellar protein export ATPase FliI, translating into MLDLDLDFDKLIKKASDTSTIYSEGVVKKVIGLTIEVQGIKAFVGELCIIYNEKNVPVNCEVVGFRDEFVILMPLDELIGISPGCRVVPQRKPLSVKCSDKLLGHIIDGLGNPLDCDSISMDGEEYPLENDAPDPLKRKRIKEIMPTGVRAIDGFLTCGDGQRIGIFAGSGVGKSTTLGMIAREAKADVNVISLIGERGREVLEFIEKDLGPEGMKKSVVVCATSDKPALIRLKGALTATAIAEYFRDKGKKVILMMDSVTRFAMAQREVGLAIGEPPATKGYTPSVFAKLPKLMERSGTSIDGSITAFYTVLVDGDDFNEPIADAVRGILDGHIVLSRSLAHKNHYPAIDILNSVSRLMNTIAPKEHKEAASMARDLLATYKDSEDLINIGAYVKGSNKKIDMAINYNESLNDFLCQGIDEKTSFEGTQNSLISMFK
- the fliJ gene encoding flagellar export protein FliJ, whose protein sequence is MAERFKFGLEKLLEMRMEKEEESKRLFTESQREKKKIEEKLEELKANYQKYNGISPNEDVVYQKLKRYYIQGVQSGIKSTEKDLAVKNQEIENRRKDLTAKQMERKTVQTLKEKKYSEYVKEQDRIEQINIDELALYAYVRNQKN